Genomic segment of Chelonia mydas isolate rCheMyd1 chromosome 11, rCheMyd1.pri.v2, whole genome shotgun sequence:
TCGTTAATGCTCCCCAGGTCCAGGGTTTTCCTGCTGAACCCTAAcctgcctcccccctcctctTGCACCCCAGCAAGGGTCACTAGTGCTGGatgagttcctggaggacaggtccatcaatagctattagccaggatgggcagggatggtgtccctagcccctgtttgccagaagctgggaatggcgaCAGGAAACGGATCACTGCATgattcctgtctgttcattccctctggggcccctggcccGGGCCCCtggcggaagacaggatactgggctagatggacctttggtctgacccagtctggccgttcttatgtggtgctgccccaccctggccctgGCATTATATCACACGCAACCTcccccagcagcaaaaagggaagggaggggggtccCCACTTACCGGCCAGGGCCCCCCATGCCcaggggaggagcagcagagggagcagcatcctggcaggggaaggggatcCAGGCTCTGGCCGGTGTCAGTGCGGTGGGACGAGGGGCCCAGCGTCGCCCACAGGCTGTCAGCTCCTCCCCAGGCCACAAGCCTCGTCACCAACTTCTCTCTTTGTGTGTCTCTGCTCGGCTCTGTGCCCGCAGCTGCCAGCCCCGAGCCAATCAGGGCAGAGGGAGTCGGGGAGCGGAGGCCGTGCGGGAGGGGGATCCCTGGCGGCAAGGTCAGAACTAGGGCCGGGTCCGCGCCTAGGCAAACTAGGCCGGTATGCAGGGCTCGCCTTGGTGGCCAGCGTCCTGCTCCTCACCCTGCCCAGGGGCAGCCCACagctgcaccctctgccctggcacTGCAGCCAAACCTGGCCTAGCGTGGAGGGGAGGTTTGGGGGCCTGGAGAGGGAGTCCGCCCCCACTCATGCTGCAGTGACAGgcctgccctgtggggctgggcctggctgcccCAAGGGAGGGGGGAGATCAGGGTGAAGAGTCAGAGTGGAAGGGAGGGCAGAGCCCCCCGCcatctgccctccctcccagtggcccctccctctaccTGCcgacccctccctctccccatattCATCCTCAGCAGCCAGGCTCATCTCTAAACCCCTTTGATGGGGTGAGGGCAGGTCTGGGGGTTGAGCCTGTCGCCCACAGAGTCCTATTTCCCCCAGCGCAGAATGAGCACACAATTGctgccccccagcagggggcgctgtcccaCAGGGTGACCCCCCCCGAACTGCGTGACGGCGGGAAGGAGGCCAGGGCAGTCGTAGCCCCAGACAGACCCCCCACGTCCTGCCGAAGGAAGCCAGGCGCCATCACGGTACCCgccctggagcaggggcagcggGGCCCTGCGCTGCGAGACAGCAGGAGCTATGGGGGAGCAGCCGCCCGGCCCCCTGGACGCGCAGCGAGGGGCGGTCCGGGGGCGGTTGTGCCGTGGGTGCTCTGCAGTGCCGATTCCGGGGCTTGTCGGTGTTTGCAGCCGGGAGCTTTGTTGTTTTGTGCCTTTTAGGGTCGACATTTGAGCCCCGAGGCAGCACACGAGTGACCGTCCTTGACACACCAGCGCGTCCAGTCCCTGGGCTGGTACGAGTGGCAGTGCCACGGCCCAGGCCGGTTTATCGCTGCAAGGCCACGTGTTCGCACCAGGGCTGTGCAGACCGTGGTTTCTCTCCATTTCCTTCTGTGGTTTCAGGTTTGCTCTGACAGTTAACACACCAGCCAAACAAGGAAATACCATTAACCCCTGTTCCAGAGAGAAGCAAATGGGGAGGTGACGTGACCTGACCGAGGTAACACAGTGAAactgcagcagagctggaaacagaacccaggtgtcctgactcctgtGTGGGGTGGTAGCTGCCAGACTGTCCTGGCCTTGCCCTGCTGTGGCGACTCTGACGGCCTTTCATTGCATGCCCCTGCCGTACAAATGCCACCCTTCTGCCGGGGGGAgtcggcagcaaccagggctgggttcagcaTCGAGGGGTTCCTCATAACAATTCAGCACAGAACCCGCTTGAATCCCCACCCGTAATTTGGGAAAATTAACCACCACCCCCGGCGCCTCTGAGAGCCAATGCTTCCCCCTCACTGAGTCGTGTATAGCAAAGAAAACCTTTAATAGAAAGAGGAAAGAAGCCCGGCACTATCGTGGTAAAACACCATCACCACTAGTCATCAGCATATGACCGTGAGCCAAACGCCCACCCCCCGAGtacgttgggcagtgtcctttgcctcagctCCTCACCTTGCATTGggaaagtccaacaaacaaaggctcattctccccacccccccaccccccccgcccctctcacGGTTGCAGTTCTTGGCCAGCAAAGACCCGGCATTCAGAGCTGCATTCACGGGGCAGGAGTTCACGTCCCACCCCGGTTACAATGAGGGACGCCTCAGCTGCTATTGCGGCCATGACTGCAAGTGGCTCCCAGGTGCCACCGTTCACTCTGTGCACCGCTGTGCGGCTGTGTCTCCGCCCCGTTGGCCACGGGCCTTCGTCGGCTCTGCCGCCACCTGTTTCTACTGCCACCTCGGCGATGCCACATCCTGAGCTCCCCCggctcagcccagctctgggggctCCAGCGGTTAGCGGCTGGGCCTCACCTCGGGCAGGCGGAGCAGTTGTTTTCAGCTGTCTCAGAGCCGGTCTCAGGCCTAGCACTCAGGCCTGGTGACCCAGGATTTGAGCTCCGGCAGGCAGTTAACAGAAATCTCATCCGTGCTGTCTTTCAGTGCTAGACAGcagaagggtcaaatggtgtgTGGCCCTTACACAgaaacaccccccgccccgggagagacacctctcccgcccgttccccctcccctgggatctggcacccctgctgcctgcagagcaatGCTGTGCCAGGGACAGACATGCCAACACTCCCCAATTCATCGCCAGAGATGCGATTTCTAAGTCAAATGAAGCCTTACTTCTGTTCTGGGGCTAGAACTCTCAGATGTCACCGATGTATTTTTTCAGCTGAGTTCTCTCCCCAGGACATTGCTGTGGGGCTGAGGAGAGGCTCCCGCTGTCAGCCCCCGGCAGGCTGatctcctgccagcctgggaagtgggagagaggggaccccagggcaggccccaggcctggggagggtgaagaacccAGAGGAGCGGAGTTGAGGGCGGGAGGGCTAAACTATGGCCTGGGGACCGCAGGGGGGCTGTGTTACCAGCACACAATTCTCTGTTAGTCGCACACTCCTTtaggggcacccacctttaccctgGCCCTAGGGCTCAAGGTGTAAACCTCTTAATGTAGGCACCCGCCCTTTCCCCATGCCAAAGGCTCAGGCAGAGCCTGACACTGCGGGTTTGGGGGTCTCTTACCAGTGacagagccttacacagtaatatcctacttACCCTCTCGTCAGCTTGCTTAGCTGTACTGTAACCAATCATTGTACTAAAATGTTacaaaccaatcctaacatagtgtaacaaaattctctaaccaatcctaccaccttaattaattcaccaccttaattaattcaCACCTCACAAAATGAGCCATGTCACAGacaaaaacaatcaaagaaccagacagagaccagagAGAAAACAGTAGAGAAGTGGGGATCACAAAGACAAAACCATAAAGAAATGGGGATTTTACACCCACAACTATTTATAAGTGATTGCCTGCCAGACAGAATGcgtcaaactaagttttctttaaccgcCTTAAGATCTGTtcctttatctggtgatggtgggtgccATTAGGACAGGAGCCTTCCTAACAGCCCGATATTACCCTGTTTTAATGTAGTTTAGATGGGATGTGAGGATGTAatagctcatggctgctgctctcctaatctggctgcagacaaagTCCTcaggcttcatagaatcatagcacatcagagttggaagagacctcaggaggtcatctagtccagccccctgctcaaagcaggaccaagccccaactaaatcatcccagccagggctttgtcaagcctgaccttaaaaacctcaaaggaaggagattccaccaactcccgaggtaacccattccagtgtttcaccaccctccgagtgaaaaagtttttcctaatatccaacctaaacctcccccactgcaacttgagaccattactccttgttctgtcatcagctaccactgagaacagtctagatccatcctctttggaaccccctttcaggtagttgtaagcacctatcaaatcccccctcattcttctcttccgcagactaaacaatcccagttccctcagcctctcctcataagtcatgtggccCCACACTTCCTGGCCGTGGACAGAGAGATGGGCAGGAAGCTCCTTGGTCACTAGAGAACTTGATTCATGCTGGAGGGGGAAGCTAAAGTAAATTGTGGTGAATCAAAATTCTAGTGAAACCGTCCAGTGCAATTTGTTCACGGCCCCACTGGGGAGTCATTTCCTGGTGCCGCAGTGCTGTCCCGGAGCCATTCACCTTTCTTATTCCTCAGGCGGACGAGCAATCCCAGGACCATGAAAACCAACCACAGCACAGAGCCCCGACCCCAGCCAGCATCTTGTCCCTGGCAGAGTCGGCCTGCGCCTCTGTGAATAGAAAAGCACAGGTGGTTTGGGCTAAGCCCAGCCTCTCCTTCCCTTTGTAACAtcgctgctctctgcccccagggaTGGGGACAGGTCTGAGACATGCCCCTGTCTCCCGAGGGCTCCACAGAGCTAGGGGTGCCCCAAGGGCTCAGGGTATGTGCCGGGTTCAGAGTCTCTTACCCTCATAAGAGGGGGCGCTGCAGGCTGATGTGCTCCACCTGCCAGGTGTAGACACCTCCGGGCTGGGAGCTCATCTCCATCATCACCAGGATCTGGAAGGGCCAGTCTCCGGCTGTGCCCTCCCATTCTTGGACTGCTTGATTTTGGTCCCTGAGGAGTAAAACCCCATCATGGACCAACCAGCatcttggggtggggctgggatcccGATTTCAGGGGGGAAACTTTCACCTGGGGCTGAActgagaaggaaggggagagagagctgggagagATGGAGTGGGATTCGGAGAACAGGTTCCAGCTCCCCAGTAACAGCCTTCCTTGGAAGGGGATGCCCAGTGTGGGAGTCTCTGCTCTGCAGCGCTTAGCTCTGGGGGccccctctctcttttctttatctctctctctcctgagttAATGCAAGTCACTGAGAACCCAGCACAGTGTAGGACTCTGAATCATCAGAGATTGGCCATGGACCCACTGGCTCAATATTTGATCTTTCTCAGATGCTTGCctggtgtgtcttgctcacatgctcagggtcaaactgatcGATTGCCATTTTGGGGGCTCGGGAAGGGATTTTACTGTAGGGACCTTGGGTCACTTGCTCGAATCCTCTGGGTGTATCTCccaaatcaattccctgccattgcaggggccgcAGGATccggtgcacctcagtccctcctactCTGCCTGCGGCAGACAAGAGAATAGTGTACAGATGGTCCCATCCAGATGATTGGTCTCTTTGCAGGGGTCACTCACTGGGTGGGGGGTAGTGGCCTGGGACGTGCAGGGGGTCAGATCAGATTATCTGGCAGTTTCTTGTGGCCTGAAACTCTGCCACTCTGACTCaaatctttctcctcttctgctccTAGTCTGGGGAAACCATTGACAGAGACTGTTCCCTACACTGAAACAACGATATTTTCTCAAAGGGAAAGGGTCACTGCCCTCAGCCTCCCCTATAGTTCTCCTGATCTGCCTACCCTGACCCactgccctcagccccccaccccagatccctcagcctctcctacaGTCCCCACTGCTCTCCTCACCCCTACCCActgccctcatccccccaccccagcctgttccctcagcctcccctgcAATTCCACCCCCTGGTCCCTCCAGACCTCTGCTCCTCTCCCAACCCCACAAGTGACagtcttccccagcccagccccactgtctactcctgccccactccacacaGCTCTCTCCACTCCACCCCATTCATTCgcccctcagcccctgccctgttccTCCTGTCCCATCCCCCTGGCTAAAGTTAAGGGCACATTGAAGTTTCTGTTTAAAATTGATGTTTTCAAAGTGCTCTGATGTCCACACGCATAGTCAGATTGGCTCAAAAATCATTGCCCTAAAGCAGGGCCTGAGGCAGAGTTTGTGTTGTAAATTTGGGGTCCCCTGGTTATGGGGTTCATGAGATACAGATCCCCACCCAAATTACCTGcttttcaaatgtttcatttcttggAAGTTACTTCTGATgcctgtggaagtataacattgtataaataCAACcctgtataaggggacatgctggatacattgtatatgagagggcatgccaaaacatgttacaaagtatctgagggagcacacctagggacagttagcttttgaatggagaagcaattaagatagagccagcacgtctaagaagcaggcatcagaatggatggtgtgaagggcaattagttaagataactggaagctgttaaaggggattgttaagggtggcaggtaattgaagatacgtgactggtctcagggatctcgaagggtggtgactaaaatctttttcttcttttgtctgtaacttctctgtaacttgttctccaaaaaactgtataaattaagagacacaagccccactcggggggctcacttctaaatgtattagcagagcagctttgctaataaaacagagtggtctgataaattgtgagtctgagtcaaactttgacaataGCATGGGGGATATTTGCAGCTGGGGGTTGGGCCTCTGGCGACAAGGTAggttgtgtttttatttgtttcccttttcacACCTGCCTTGCTGAGTTTGGACTGCAATGGAGACAAAGGTTAAGGGCCACATCGTGCCCTGGGTTCGAGTCCCGCCACAGGAAATCTGCCAGCTGTGAGAGCGTTTCTAGTcatttgtaaaatatatataaaatcccctccctccccctgattcTTCCAGGAGGGGCTGCAAGAGCGTctgtcacttgatgattccctgttctgttcattccctctggggcacgtggcgttgaccactgtcggaagacaaaaagaaaaggaggacttgtggcaccttagagactaaaaaatttagttgcgtataagctttcgtgagctacagctcacttcatcggatgcatatattTACAGTGTCATTCATACTTATCTTGCGTCAGATAAGTAATTTGCATATTACATAGCAAGTATGAATGTGAATAACTCACTCAACCAAACCACTGCATGTAGCTATTGGGCTATTTACAGGGATGAAAAACGTCTTCAGATTTTTCGGCGTGCCTTTGCAGCAGCAAACACTTCTATTAAATTGGAAAAGCCTACAGAGTTTAGCATCCCCGATTCAATGGATAACAGAGTAAGACTGTTAAGTCTTTCTTGAATCATTGTAGCATGTAAAGCactttttatcctttttaaatgtGAAGACGACCTTTCACCACCGCAGTTTGAGACTGGGAGTGTCAGGTAAATGTGAAGCGCAACAAAGACATTTGGAAAGACTGTTTGCAAATTCTGCGTGTTCGTTATGGTCAGCATTTGCAGTGGTGTAGGCAGAGCTTGTGATAACGGCTTGGAGGCAAGTTGCTTTACCAGTGAGCACCACTGTACCCATTCACCAAAGATCTCTTCATTGAGGTCACCTGAATAGAATTCAGTTAAACTTCTGAGAGACTCTTTCACAGCCGTACTGTCAAGGTCACCCGTTAAAAAACAGAAACGGTTGTTTATTTCTGAATATGCATGAATTCTTCTGTTGAGATGGCTGCCAAGTGAGTCAACTATGGCGTAGAATGATTCGACTTTGAACTTCTCTTCACCAGTCAGCACGACAGCGGGTTCTTCGCTATCATCAGCCACACGCTTTGGATGATGTTGCTGCTTTAACTGGAAGTTTGCTGTAGAACGTAAAGACATCGCAGATTCATGGTAGTCCTCAAAGCTATTCCATGGTGCTGCCAGCAACTCAGAGAGTGACTTCAGCAGTGTCACAGTCCGCCTGAGTCCATTGTTTCAGACTGCAGAAGTTGACTTGTTTTGTTTACTCTTGTCAGGACACTACTCCAAAACGTTGTCATAAATGCAGCCTCCAACCGAGCCATGGTTCCAGCTGAAGAGAGTTTGCCTCTGCTCGTGTGTAGCCATTCTGCAGCGTGTCCGCACCAAGAGCCTGCAGCAGATTTGTAGTTGCACGATAAACTGCAAAGTGCACCCGCTTGAACTGGCCGCCTTGTGTCACTGAGGCGCTTCGGGAAAAGTTCTCTCTTACTGGCCTCACATGTCTCCTTGTGCAGAGAATCTCGCAAGAGGCCCCCCCCCAGCAATAAGTCGATCCTGAGAAAAATACATACAGGTTTTGGATAAAGCGAAAAAATGTAATTGCATCCGTGCATGACTCTGCAGCTGCAACGCTACGTAGGTTGAGTGAGTGGGTCATGCATGGGATGTACACTGCTTTCTCGTTGCCTGCAATTACCCGAGCTTGCACACCGGAGTAAGTGTCGGGCAGGTTACTAGCCCTGTCGTATGTTTGACCTCTGCAGTCCTTTAGATTGATATTTAGTTTGTCATTCAGGGTTCCATTGATGACATTAAACAGATGAAGACCTGTATGCGATGTAACTGGAACAAAATTCAAGAAGCGTTCTACGGGCGTGCAGTTATTCAGCACGTAGCGCACAGTAAGTGTCAGCTGATCGGTATGGCTCGTATCTAGTGTGGAATCAGTGCTGAAGAAAAAATACTTAGCCAGTTTTAGCTCATCCACAATGACCTGTTTTAGCTTGTCAGCCATGAGTTTAATGAACTCTTCACAGATTGTCGATGATAGATGAGACGTTGTGCCATGACCAGTATTCCCATAGTTGTTGATGTGGCAGGCCAGGAAAGGGTCGTACTCTGCTATGAGCTCTAAGCAGCCCAAAAAGTTGCCATTATTAAGACTGCCAAAGGTTTCATTCGTCCCGCTCAGTGCCAGACCTCGTATTGCCAAAAATTTTATTGTTGCTATGACTCGCTTCAACACTTCTGTCCAgtaatttctttctttaatatTTCCATCTGCTGTATGTTTATCAAGGGCTCGAGTCTTCGATAAACACATTGTCTAAGCGGTGAGAGCTTGTCGGTGCTCAGTAGATCTTTCATGGTCACCGAGTCTGCCAATGTGATCCCATGAATCAAATCCTCTCTTGGCTCGTGCAGATGTGCTGTTCGGAGAAAACAATTTGCACATAAAACAGAAGAGGCAGCCAGTCGATGGTGAGTATATGAGCCAGGGCCTTTCAATAATTTCACCATTCAGGGGCACTTGATTGAAGGCTGTATCACAGAGtttcctaaaataaataaaaaaattaatactaaTGAATACTCTTCAACATTTCTGCTGAATACAGGCACACGCGTGGGGCATTGAGAGAGTAAGCAGCTCATAGTGTAGTAGTGAGCAAAACCTAGAatgtacatttttacatttagatAGAGACAGCACAAATCTGCTTATTTCAATTGTCTCTCAAAATGAATAGTGACGTCAACCCCTTTCTGGGAAAAATTGATCTCAAAAAACACTCAagtaatgtattaaaaaaaacatagaaaAGTTATAATTACCTTGTTCTGCCCTTATGTTGTCTTGATGACATTGCCTATTTTCCATCGCGATTTCGGCAGAAATCAGGGCCCACGTCTATGCAGTACTTTGGGTGAAAGCATCAACCGTCCAGAGAGCGGCATCGGAGGAAGGCAATCGTACTAGTGTGTTTTGCAGCAGCAGGTTATCGCTGGGTTCTTTCTTTGATGAGAGGATTTTGTCAGAAGAAACAGCCTGATCTTCAGAACCATGTCCAACGTAGGCTGGACCCGCCACGTACTAGTATCAATTACACACTCATCGTCACTATGAGCACTGCTAGTAGGATTAGTATGGTCACCGGCGGTCTCTATGCTGTTATTAACGAAGTAACTGCTTGTGCAATGCAGTTCCGCCTTCTGCTCTACGCCTCTGTTTCTGAGCACCACGTAAATGTTTTTTCGTCGTTTATTTTCTTTATCGCTGGGACTGGTTTGTTCGTTCTCCTCTATTTACGGTCTCCCGCCCTGCACCTCACTCACGCCTGTGGCAGATTGCAGCGTGTGCACATACGCTGCTGACCTTCCGATGCCACGTGCCTTCCTGGGAACAAATGCAgcgtggaaagaaaatgaaagggcagagtgtgtatgtggagggagcCCAGGTAGGTCCCTGGAGCGAGGCAGAGGCCGGGGACAAGCACAGTGTGGCAGGTGGGCGGAAGGGTCAGTCAccagctggagtgaggcaggggccgggccaagagcacagtggggtggggcagggaggggcagtcCACATCTGGAGCGAGGCAGGTGCTGGGGGCAAGCACAgcgaggcagggggaggggtggacaggATCCCCCCGGGGCGGTGCAGAG
This window contains:
- the LOC114018898 gene encoding zinc finger MYM-type protein 1 is translated as MCLSKTRALDKHTADGNIKERNYWTEVLKRVIATIKFLAIRGLALSGTNETFGSLNNGNFLGCLELIAEYDPFLACHINNYGNTGHGTTSHLSSTICEEFIKLMADKLKQVIVDELKLAKYFFFSTDSTLDTSHTDQLTLTVRYVLNNCTPVERFLNFVPVTSHTGLHLFNVINGTLNDKLNINLKDCRGQTYDRASNLPDTYSGVQARVIAGNEKAVYIPCMTHSLNLRSVAAAESCTDAITFFRFIQNLYVFFSGSTYCWGGASCEILCTRRHVRPVRENFSRSASVTQGGQFKRVHFAVYRATTNLLQALGADTLQNGYTRAEANSLQLEPWLGWRLHL